A single genomic interval of Aureliella helgolandensis harbors:
- a CDS encoding DUF1559 domain-containing protein, translating into MNIPFRSPYQSRRVRAGGFTLVELLVVIAIIGILVGLLLPAVQAAREAARRLQCTNNLLQFGMALHNYELAHRVLPSGTVDAQGPIVHLPIGYHHNWIVQILPMLDQRVAYNVIDHGQSIYAKVNLPLRQYSMSLLHCPSSSGSGPFSNYAGVHDSREVPIDIDNNGVLFLNSAVTFDDIVDGLSQTVFASEKSFDETDLGWSSGTRATLRNFGSQFNKDNQRIGGWNTYFPPGVGGGYGGGSYGGGGYGMGTYGGGTYGGEGYGSEAYGEAVVDATGVDSRTLEQEVEPPNSDTAESTGDSTAEMEPKAENLASAGVPKPYDELDPTTWLSVADLPAVIDGQPNSGSDVGGFSSSHAGGVNVLVGDGSIRFLSQTISDPTRQQLGNRHDGKLFLDNPL; encoded by the coding sequence ATGAACATTCCATTTAGATCCCCCTACCAATCCCGGCGTGTGCGAGCGGGTGGCTTTACTTTGGTGGAGCTGCTTGTGGTGATCGCTATTATTGGAATTTTGGTCGGCCTGCTATTGCCGGCGGTTCAGGCTGCCCGAGAGGCAGCGCGACGTTTACAGTGCACCAACAATCTTCTGCAATTCGGCATGGCCCTGCACAACTACGAACTGGCGCATCGCGTTTTGCCCTCAGGTACGGTCGACGCGCAGGGTCCCATCGTGCACCTGCCCATTGGCTATCATCACAACTGGATCGTGCAGATTCTACCAATGCTCGATCAACGGGTAGCCTACAATGTCATCGACCACGGCCAATCAATTTATGCGAAAGTGAATCTGCCCCTTCGTCAGTACAGCATGAGCCTACTGCATTGTCCCTCCTCCTCTGGCAGTGGTCCGTTTTCGAACTATGCCGGTGTGCATGATAGCCGTGAAGTGCCCATTGATATCGATAACAATGGAGTGCTCTTTCTGAATAGCGCCGTCACCTTTGATGACATTGTCGACGGACTTAGCCAAACGGTGTTTGCCAGTGAAAAATCCTTCGACGAAACCGACCTAGGCTGGAGCAGCGGAACGCGGGCCACACTCCGCAATTTCGGCTCCCAGTTCAATAAAGATAATCAAAGGATAGGTGGTTGGAATACGTACTTCCCTCCTGGAGTTGGCGGAGGCTATGGGGGCGGGTCCTATGGGGGCGGAGGCTACGGCATGGGCACCTACGGTGGCGGCACTTATGGAGGAGAGGGATATGGCTCGGAAGCGTACGGCGAAGCTGTCGTCGATGCGACCGGCGTCGACTCGCGAACCTTGGAACAAGAGGTAGAACCACCGAATTCGGACACCGCTGAGTCAACCGGCGACTCGACTGCAGAGATGGAACCCAAGGCGGAGAATCTGGCTAGCGCTGGCGTTCCCAAACCGTACGATGAACTCGATCCCACCACCTGGCTCTCTGTCGCTGATTTACCAGCGGTCATCGATGGCCAACCGAACAGTGGAAGCGATGTTGGTGGATTCTCCTCCTCCCATGCGGGAGGCGTGAACGTCTTGGTGGGTGATGGATCGATTCGCTTTTTGAGCCAAACCATTAGCGATCCCACCCGCCAACAATTGGGAAATCGGCACGATGGAAAACTCTTCCTGGACAATCCACTGTGA
- a CDS encoding PulJ/GspJ family protein gives MRHRARKGFSLIEMVALLFSISAILSLSAVILQKAFEVHRAGLVHLQKYQALQMLEQRFRSDCHAAQACQVIEDAEKSPSLELTLPDQRTVRYSVAPGLARRQVVMGDVESASEQWQLPRNSSGTWLIESHPQCELVHFIIRFEGNESTSELEMEEIRWQSRSNPFPSGRSTRGSAL, from the coding sequence ATGCGACATCGCGCTCGAAAGGGGTTTTCGCTGATTGAGATGGTCGCGTTGCTGTTCTCGATCAGCGCCATACTGTCGCTATCGGCCGTCATACTCCAGAAAGCCTTTGAGGTGCATCGTGCAGGGCTGGTGCACTTGCAAAAATACCAAGCACTGCAAATGCTGGAACAACGTTTTCGTTCCGACTGCCACGCCGCTCAAGCGTGTCAAGTGATCGAAGATGCTGAGAAGAGCCCATCGCTAGAGCTTACCCTGCCGGATCAGCGCACCGTTCGATACTCCGTCGCGCCCGGTCTGGCGCGCAGGCAAGTCGTGATGGGTGATGTTGAGTCCGCCAGCGAACAGTGGCAACTGCCGCGCAACTCGTCGGGCACTTGGCTAATCGAATCGCATCCGCAGTGCGAACTCGTCCATTTCATCATCCGCTTTGAGGGGAATGAATCTACCTCGGAACTGGAAATGGAAGAGATCCGTTGGCAATCCCGCAGCAATCCGTTTCCCAGTGGACGCTCAACGAGGGGGAGTGCTCTGTGA
- a CDS encoding type IV pilus modification PilV family protein → MNFRFAAVRTTGKEERAQPSEFRPLQVPRFRPRQGVTTLEVVVATILLAVAISGLGTFSASMHDGLQNRELSARIAWEVANAREQIGCWNFEEVRKTKIEALPVSAALAKRMEQTRWVASVDSVATPIEGLRIHLALHGVLDLQPVVPRELTFWIPRPEEED, encoded by the coding sequence ATGAATTTCAGATTTGCGGCCGTTCGAACGACTGGTAAGGAGGAACGCGCGCAGCCTAGCGAGTTCAGGCCGCTGCAGGTACCTCGGTTTCGCCCTCGACAAGGGGTTACTACCCTAGAAGTCGTGGTGGCTACCATCCTATTGGCCGTAGCAATTTCGGGACTCGGCACCTTTTCTGCCAGCATGCATGACGGCCTACAGAATCGTGAGCTGAGCGCTAGAATTGCCTGGGAAGTTGCCAATGCCCGGGAACAAATCGGCTGCTGGAATTTTGAGGAGGTTCGTAAAACAAAGATCGAAGCTCTACCGGTCTCAGCAGCTTTGGCAAAGAGGATGGAACAGACGCGTTGGGTCGCTTCAGTCGACTCGGTCGCAACTCCCATCGAAGGTCTCCGCATACACCTGGCCCTCCACGGAGTACTCGATTTGCAACCCGTAGTGCCTCGCGAGCTGACCTTTTGGATTCCTCGTCCTGAGGAGGAAGACTGA